From a single Entelurus aequoreus isolate RoL-2023_Sb linkage group LG12, RoL_Eaeq_v1.1, whole genome shotgun sequence genomic region:
- the LOC133662613 gene encoding class I histocompatibility antigen, F10 alpha chain-like — translation MNLFLFCLLVVQMHSGAPVIHTLKYFYTSSSQVPNFPEFVMVGYVDEVQVVHYDSESRKAEAKQDWMNQITEEDPNYWQRQTENCVVAEQVDKVNIEILKKRFNQTGGVHIVQRMYGCEWNDETDEVKGWRQHGYDGEDFMSLDMKTWTWTAAKQQAFPSKLKWDQDILRLDYLKYYYTEDCPSYLKKYVKYGKEVLMRTELPEVFLLQKTPSSPVTCMATGFYPDLADVFWRKDGEQMFEDVEHGELLPNHDGTFQMSVELKVEVTADMEGKYECVFQLSGVEEDLVTKLERRSILSNASHEDHWSVAIGATAAVVAVAALLAAIFLVRRHRQARHGGAELPENMPAEG, via the exons ATGAACTTGTTTTTATTCTGTCTTCTGGTCGTGCAAATGCACAGCGGGGCGCCTG TGATTCACACGCTGAAGTATTTCTACACTTCGTCCTCTCAAGTTCCAAACTTCCCAGAGTTTGTGATGGTTGGTTATGTTGATGAAGTCCAGGTGGTTCACTATGACAGCGAGAGCAGGAAAGCAGAAGCCAAACAGGACTGGATGAACCAAATCACAGAAGAGGATCCAAACTACTGGCAGAGACAAACAGAGAACTGTGTTGTTGCTGAGCAAGTCGACAAAGTCAACATTGAAATTCTTAAGAAGCGTTTCAACCAAACTGGAG GTGTTCACATTGTCCAGAGGATGTATGGATGTGAATGGAATGATGAGACTGATGAAGTTAAAGGTTGGCGTCAGCATGGTTATGATGGAGAAGATTTCATGTCGTTGGACATGAAGACATGGACATGGACTGCAGCAAAACAACAAGCTTTCCCCTCCAAACTCAAGTGGGACCAGGACATACTTAGACTAGACTACCTAAAGTATTACTACACTGAGGATTGTCCTTCTTACTTGAAGAAGTATGTGAAGTATGGCAAGGAGGTCCTAATGAGAACAG agcTTCCAGAGGTGTTCCTCCTCCAGAAGACGCCGTCCTCTCCGGTCACCTGCATGGCGACAGGTTTCTACCCCGACCTAGCCGACGTGTTTTGGAGGAAAGACGGCGAGCAGATGTTCGAGGACGTGGAGCACGGAGAGCTGCTCCCCAACCACGACGGAACCTTCCAGATGTCGGTGGAGCTGAAAGTGGAGGTGACGGCCGACATGGAGGGCAAGTACGAATGTGTGTTCCAGCTGTCTGGCGTCGAGGAGGACTTGGTCACCAAGCTGGAGAGAAGAAGCATCCTGAGCAACGCAAGCCATGAAg ACCACTGGAGCGTCGCCATCGGTGCCACGGCGGCGGTCGTGGCTGTGGCGGCCCTCCTGGCGGCCATCTTCCTCGTCAGGCGACACAGACAAG CTCGCCACGGCGGGGCCGAGCTCCCCGAGAACATGCCGGCTGAAGGCTGA